In the Aridibaculum aurantiacum genome, GGTACTGCTTTTTCTCAAGGTTTCAGGCTTGGGGTAAAAGCAGGAGCGAACCTAACAAAAGTGAGTGGTAAATCTTTCAATGAAGAATTTGACCTGGGTTATCAACTGGGTGCTTTTTCTGAGATTGACTTCTCTAAAAAATTCGGTATTCAACCAGAGCTTCTTTACAGCCAGATTAATACAAAGAGAAGTTCCGGCTTCAATTCCATTTACAACAACATCAGCGATCCTAACGCCAGCAGCGATATCCAGCTAAAGTATCTTTCAATTCCAATCCTTCTTCGCTATAACATTGGCAACACGCTTACGCTAAACCTAGGTCCGCAGTTCAGCATACTGGTGGATGATAATGAAAACCTGCTTCGTAACGGTGAAAAAGCATTTTCCAAAGGTGATTTCGGAATGGTAGGAGGAGTGACACTTAACCTGAGCAGGTTGCGTGTATATGGCAGGTATATTGTAGGATTGAACAACATCAACGATATTGACGACCAGGATAAATGGAAGAGCCAGCAAATCCAACTTGGGCTTGGTCTACGTTTGTAATTATACTAATAAGAATGAAGTTTAAGCACTGCCGATGGCGGTGCTTTTTTATGCCAGTTTGGTACTTGCCGCATCTTTTTTCCGTAATGGCACCAATATTGAATTATTTTTACCCTCCTTAAAAATTTCTTTAACAGGAGGTTGAATGACATTATGTCCTTCATTTTTAATACTATGATTCCAGAAACATTTTACCTGAGGCCTGAAGACGATACTGATTTCATTCCCATTATTCCCCTTAATGAAACTGAAAATGAAGCTGATAAAATAACCTCTGTTCCGGATGATCTACCGATTCTTCCTTTGCGTAATACGGTGCTTTTTCCAGGTGTGGTTTTACCCATTACTGTTGGAAGAGACAAAAGCATAAAAGCCGTTAATGACTCTTATAAACATGGTAAGCTGGTTGGGGTATTGGCCCAAACCGATAGCAGCATCGAAGAGCCTGAAGTAAAAGACCTTTGTTCAATTGGTACAATAGCGAAAATTGTAAAGCTGATAAAAATGCCGGATGGTGGCACTACCATCATCATCCAGGGAAAGAAGCGTTTTAGATTAGTTGAGATCACTGCAGAAGAACCGTATTTCAAAGCAAAAGTGAACTTGCTGGATGAAGACGTGATCCCGCAGCAAGATGATTTTGAAGCATACGTTAGCAACATTAAAGACCTGGCTTCGCAGATCGTGGCTATGTCGCCAAACCTTCCTACAGAAGCATCCATTATTCTTAAGAATATTGAGAACCCGTCTTTCCTTATAAATTTTGTAAGCAGCAACCTGAATAGCGATCTTGCTGAAAAGCAACGCCTGCTTGAGATTGACGATGTTCGCCAGAGAGCTGAAGAACTGATGCAGATACTGCAAAAGGAACTTCAGTTTGCGGAGTTAAAAAATAAAGTAACCAATAAGACACGCACAGAACTGGATAAGCAACAGCGTGAATATTTTCTGCAACAACAGCTAAAGAGCATAAAAGAGGAGTTGGGTGGAGACCTGAACGATCGTGAGCTGGCAGAAATGAAGAAGAAAGCGGAGCATAAAAAATGGCCGCAAGCTGCAAAGAACCTCTTTAAGAGCAATATTGAAAAACTTGAGAGGATGCACCCAAGTACACCTGATTATTCAGTTGTATACAATCATCTTGACCTGCTACTAGATCTTCCATGGGAAGAATATACCGAGGATAGTTATGATCTAAAAAAGGCAAAGCAAGTGCTGGATCATGATCATTATGGCATGACCAAGATAAAAGAAAGGATATTGGAGTACCTGGCTGTGCTAAAACTAAAGGGCGATATGAAGAGCCCGATCCTTTGTTTTATCGGTCCTCCGGGTATTGGTAAAACATCGTTGGGTAGAAGTATAGCGCATGCAGTTAACAGGAAATATGTTCGTCTTAGCCTTGGTGGATTGCACGATGAAAGCGAATTACGTGGTCATAGAAAAACCTATATAGGCGCCATGCCTGGTCGTATTATACAAAACATACGAAAGGTAAAAAGCAGTAACCCGGTAATGATACTGGACGAGATCGATAAGATAGGTAGTGATCATCGCGGCGATCCGAGCAGCGCATTACTCGAGATACTCGACCCTGAGCAGAACCATACTTTTTACGATAACTACCTGGAGCTGGAGTATGACCTGAGCAAGGTACTATTCATTGCTACTGCCAATAACATCAACCAGATACAGCCTGCGTTACGCGATAGGCTTGAGATAATAGATCTTAGCGGTTATGCTATTGAAGAAAAGGTGGAAATAGCTAAGCGCCACCTGGTGCCTAAGCAGTTTGAAGCGCATGGACTTAAAGTGAATGCTTTCAAAATTGCGGATAAAGTATTGGAGAAAATCATAGAAAGCTATACCCGCGAAAGTGGTGTACGTGAGCTGGACAGGCAACTGGCGTCTATCATGCGTTTTAATGCACGGGAGATGGCTACCAAGGGTAAGGTAAAATCAACACTTACCGTTGCAGATGTAGAAAAGATATTGGGCAGTCCACGCTATAGCAATGAAATATATAAGACGGTAAACATGCCGGGTGTGGCTGTAGGCCTAGCGTGGACATATGTTGGGGGCGATATTCTTTTTATAGAAACCATACTTAGTGATGGCAAGCCAGACCTGAAGCTAACAGGTAACCTTGGTAATGTAATGAAGGAAAGCGCAACTACTGCACTGAGTTATTTGCAGGCAAATGCGCGTAAGCTGAATTTAGATCCAGAGATCTTCAGCAAAAAAACCATACATGTACACGTACCAGAAGGAGCTGTACCTAAAGATGGTCCTAGTGCGGGTATAACCATGCTTACCTCGCTAACCAGTGCCTTTACCGGCAGAAAGGTAAAGCCTTATGTGGCTATGACCGGTGAGATAACCTTGCGTGGACAAGTGCTTCCGGTTGGAGGTATCAAAGAAAAAGTATTGGCAGCCAAACGTTCAGGTTTGAAAGAAATCATCCTTTGCTGGCAGAATGAAAAAGATGTGAATGAGATAGAAGGTAGCTTCATTGAAGGGCTGACTTTCCACTACGTAAAAAACATGCAGCAGGTATTAGAGCTGGCGCTGGTATAAATGAAACATCTTAAAGAGATAAAGCTTCTGGACTTCCGGGAGCTTTTTCTTTTTGCCTACCTCTTAGGCTTCTACATAAGATATATTCATTCTAATATTAACGTATTGCTCTCGCAGTCATTCAGGAGCATGCATATATCTTTGCTGCCCCCCATGGCAGATGTGCCATCAATAGAATGAGTAAAACAGAAACAATCAATTGGCAAAAACAGGCTACTGAACATCAAAAGCAGTACAAGCAATATTTGCAGCGTGCAGATAAGAATAAAGTCTTGCGCCAGTTGCCGGCACTGCACGATGAGGCATTTGCAAAAGTAGATTGTCTTGCTTGTGGTAATTGTTGTAAAAATCATTCTCCGCGTTTTAAGACCACCGACATAAAAAGAATAAGTAAACACCTGCGGCAAAAGGAAGGCGATTTTATTGATCAATACCTGAAGCTGGATACAGATGGCGATTACGTGGTTAAAAGTTCTCCTTGCCCTTTCCTGGGATCAGACAACTATTGCAGCATATACGAACACAGGCCGAGCGATTGTGCACGCTACCCTTATACAGATGAAGATGTACTGCTAAAGCGCCCAAATCTTACGTTGAAGAATGCAACCGTATGCCCGGCGGTGTTTCATGTTATGGAGCGGCTTGTAGCTACCAAATAGCTCGTAGTCTTCACCTCTTGCTAGCATTTAATCAATATTTTAGCACTTCAGGAAAGGAGGCTAATGCATATACCTACGCTTATACAGGATCTGGCGCTAATACTTTGTACGGCTGCTATCACAACACTTTTATTTAAATGGCTAAAGCAACCAGTTGTTCTAGGTTATATAATTGCAGGCTTACTTGTTGGTCCTAATTTTTCCATTTTACCAACCATAGGCGACATTGAAGGTATTCGCATATGGGCGGAGTTAGGCGTAATTTTTCTCTTGTTTAGCCTTGGCCTCGAGTTCAGTTTCAAAAAATTAGTGAGTGTAGGAGGTAACTCTGCTGTTACTGGTGTGTTTGAAATAACTTTTATGATGGGGCTTGGCTACCTGGTGGGTACCATGCTGGGCTGGCCTACCATGGATTGTTTTTTCCTGGCAGGCATCACTGCCATTTCCTCCACCACGATTATTATTCGCGCTTTCGATGAGCTAAAAGTGAGGAATAGGAAATTCGCAGGTGCCGTATTAGGTGTATTGGTAATAGAAGACCTGGTAGCTGTACTGTTATTGGTATTACTTTCTACCATTGCGGTACAAAATGAAATTGAAGGATGGGAGTTGCTGCTTGCGTTTTTAAAGCTTTTGTTCTTCCTTTCACTTTGGTTTTTGGCAGGTATATTTCTTCTTCCAAGCTTGCTGAAAGCAGCCAAG is a window encoding:
- a CDS encoding porin family protein, whose product is MKTFLLTALAFCLVSGTAFSQGFRLGVKAGANLTKVSGKSFNEEFDLGYQLGAFSEIDFSKKFGIQPELLYSQINTKRSSGFNSIYNNISDPNASSDIQLKYLSIPILLRYNIGNTLTLNLGPQFSILVDDNENLLRNGEKAFSKGDFGMVGGVTLNLSRLRVYGRYIVGLNNINDIDDQDKWKSQQIQLGLGLRL
- the lon gene encoding endopeptidase La, coding for MIPETFYLRPEDDTDFIPIIPLNETENEADKITSVPDDLPILPLRNTVLFPGVVLPITVGRDKSIKAVNDSYKHGKLVGVLAQTDSSIEEPEVKDLCSIGTIAKIVKLIKMPDGGTTIIIQGKKRFRLVEITAEEPYFKAKVNLLDEDVIPQQDDFEAYVSNIKDLASQIVAMSPNLPTEASIILKNIENPSFLINFVSSNLNSDLAEKQRLLEIDDVRQRAEELMQILQKELQFAELKNKVTNKTRTELDKQQREYFLQQQLKSIKEELGGDLNDRELAEMKKKAEHKKWPQAAKNLFKSNIEKLERMHPSTPDYSVVYNHLDLLLDLPWEEYTEDSYDLKKAKQVLDHDHYGMTKIKERILEYLAVLKLKGDMKSPILCFIGPPGIGKTSLGRSIAHAVNRKYVRLSLGGLHDESELRGHRKTYIGAMPGRIIQNIRKVKSSNPVMILDEIDKIGSDHRGDPSSALLEILDPEQNHTFYDNYLELEYDLSKVLFIATANNINQIQPALRDRLEIIDLSGYAIEEKVEIAKRHLVPKQFEAHGLKVNAFKIADKVLEKIIESYTRESGVRELDRQLASIMRFNAREMATKGKVKSTLTVADVEKILGSPRYSNEIYKTVNMPGVAVGLAWTYVGGDILFIETILSDGKPDLKLTGNLGNVMKESATTALSYLQANARKLNLDPEIFSKKTIHVHVPEGAVPKDGPSAGITMLTSLTSAFTGRKVKPYVAMTGEITLRGQVLPVGGIKEKVLAAKRSGLKEIILCWQNEKDVNEIEGSFIEGLTFHYVKNMQQVLELALV
- a CDS encoding YkgJ family cysteine cluster protein, giving the protein MSKTETINWQKQATEHQKQYKQYLQRADKNKVLRQLPALHDEAFAKVDCLACGNCCKNHSPRFKTTDIKRISKHLRQKEGDFIDQYLKLDTDGDYVVKSSPCPFLGSDNYCSIYEHRPSDCARYPYTDEDVLLKRPNLTLKNATVCPAVFHVMERLVATK